Proteins found in one Microcella daejeonensis genomic segment:
- the aceB gene encoding malate synthase A, which produces MTTLTITGPLRPRYDTILSPEALAFVAELHHRFAGARHDRLADRMRRRYDLGNGRDLAFMPETASIREDADWRVAGAGPGLEDRRIEITGPTDPKMTINALNSGANVWLADLEDATSPTWANIVEGQLSLYDAIRDQLEYTSPEGKQYRVTAERTPTIVMRPRGWHLVEKHIEHVDRAGLRLAASASLVDFGLYVFHNARELVARGRGPYFYLPKLESHREARLWDEIFTFTEQTLGLDHGTIRATVLIETFPAAFEMDEILYELRDHCAGLNAGRWDYVFSIIKNYRGRGQWFVLPDRDRILMTLPFMRAYTELLVKTCHRRGAHAIGGMSAFIPNRRDPEATSRALERVAADKRREAADGFDGSWVAHPDLIPTARAEFDAVLGERPNQLEKQRDDVHVTARDLLDIRSAGGEVTLAGVRANISITVRYLDSWLRGIGAAAIDGLMEDAATAEISRSQLWQWMHQDTVTVEGEPITRSLVERLLREVVAELPQPEGHRLLEAEEVFRTVALQDEFPTFLTVPAYTRYLVERPEGIPERVEQTAAA; this is translated from the coding sequence ATGACCACGCTCACCATCACCGGGCCCCTGCGGCCCCGGTACGACACCATCCTCAGCCCCGAGGCGCTGGCCTTCGTCGCCGAGCTGCACCACCGCTTCGCGGGAGCCCGGCACGATCGCCTGGCCGACCGCATGCGCCGCCGCTACGACCTCGGCAACGGCCGCGATCTCGCGTTCATGCCCGAGACGGCATCAATTCGAGAGGATGCCGACTGGCGGGTCGCCGGCGCCGGCCCCGGACTCGAGGACCGCCGCATCGAGATCACCGGCCCGACCGATCCGAAGATGACGATCAACGCCCTCAACTCGGGAGCGAACGTCTGGCTCGCCGACCTGGAGGACGCCACGAGCCCCACGTGGGCGAACATCGTCGAGGGGCAGCTGAGTCTGTACGACGCCATCCGCGACCAGCTCGAGTACACCTCGCCCGAGGGCAAGCAGTACCGGGTCACCGCCGAGCGCACCCCGACGATCGTGATGCGGCCCCGCGGCTGGCACCTCGTCGAGAAGCACATCGAGCATGTCGACCGCGCGGGCCTGCGCCTCGCCGCGAGCGCTAGCCTCGTCGACTTCGGCCTCTACGTCTTCCACAACGCCCGTGAGCTCGTCGCCCGCGGCCGCGGGCCGTACTTCTACCTGCCCAAGCTCGAGAGCCACCGCGAGGCCCGTCTCTGGGACGAGATCTTCACCTTCACCGAGCAGACCCTCGGGCTCGACCACGGCACCATCCGCGCGACGGTGCTCATCGAGACCTTCCCGGCGGCCTTCGAGATGGACGAGATCCTCTACGAGCTGCGCGACCACTGCGCCGGCCTCAACGCCGGCCGCTGGGACTACGTGTTCTCGATCATCAAGAACTACCGCGGCCGCGGCCAGTGGTTCGTGCTGCCCGACCGCGACCGCATCCTCATGACGCTGCCCTTCATGCGCGCCTACACCGAGCTGCTCGTCAAGACCTGCCACCGGCGCGGTGCGCATGCCATCGGCGGCATGAGCGCGTTCATCCCCAATCGGCGCGACCCCGAGGCGACCTCGCGGGCGCTCGAGCGCGTGGCCGCCGATAAGCGCCGCGAGGCCGCCGACGGGTTCGACGGCTCATGGGTCGCGCATCCCGACCTCATCCCCACCGCGCGCGCCGAGTTCGACGCCGTGCTCGGCGAGCGCCCGAACCAGCTCGAGAAGCAGCGCGACGACGTGCACGTGACGGCCCGCGACCTGCTCGACATCCGCTCGGCGGGCGGCGAGGTCACCCTCGCCGGCGTGCGCGCCAACATCTCGATCACCGTGCGCTACCTCGACTCGTGGCTGAGGGGCATCGGCGCGGCCGCGATCGACGGGCTCATGGAGGACGCGGCGACGGCCGAGATCAGCCGCAGCCAGCTGTGGCAGTGGATGCACCAGGACACCGTCACCGTCGAGGGCGAGCCGATCACCCGCAGCCTCGTCGAGCGGCTGCTCCGCGAGGTCGTGGCCGAGCTGCCGCAGCCGGAGGGCCACCGCCTGCTCGAGGCGGAGGAGGTCTTCCGCACCGTCGCGCTGCAGGATGAGTTCCCCACCTTCCTGACGGTGCCCGCGTACACGCGGTACCTGGTGGAGCGGCCGGAGGGCATCCCGGAGCGGGTGGAGCAGACCGCCGCCGCCTGA
- the aceA gene encoding isocitrate lyase, which translates to MSTDRTDAPRTPAPRTGDETQTAAELETAWKTEARWAGVQRDYSAEDVVALRGSVRVDHTLARRGAENLWSLIHDEPYVNALGALTGNQAVQQVRAGLKAIYLSGWQVAADANLSGHTYPDQSLYPANSVPAVVKRINNALLRADQIATSEGAEAMAQDARIDWLAPIVADAEAGFGGPLNAYELMTAMIEAGAAGVHWEDQLASEKKCGHMGGKVLVPTQQHIRTLNAARLAADVAGVPSIIVARTDSLAADLVTSDIDERDRRFLTGDRTEEGFFRTTPGIDTVLARGHAYAPYADLLWVESSEPDLELARTFAESIHKEFPGKKLAYNCSPSFNWKRHLDDDTIAKFQNELGAMGYAFQFITLAGFHSLNHSMFELARGYKERQMSAYVELQEAEFASEASGYTATKHQREVGTGYFDRIATALNPASSTLALVGSTESAQFH; encoded by the coding sequence ATGAGCACCGACCGCACCGACGCCCCCCGCACCCCCGCCCCCCGGACCGGAGACGAGACCCAGACGGCCGCCGAGCTCGAGACGGCCTGGAAGACCGAGGCCCGCTGGGCCGGCGTGCAGCGCGACTACTCCGCCGAGGACGTCGTCGCCCTGCGCGGGTCGGTGCGCGTCGACCACACGCTCGCCCGTCGCGGCGCCGAGAACCTGTGGAGCCTCATCCACGACGAGCCCTACGTCAACGCGCTCGGCGCCCTCACCGGCAACCAGGCCGTGCAGCAGGTGCGCGCGGGCCTGAAGGCCATCTACCTCTCCGGCTGGCAGGTCGCCGCCGACGCCAACCTCTCGGGCCACACCTACCCCGACCAGAGCCTCTACCCCGCGAATTCGGTGCCCGCCGTCGTCAAGCGCATCAACAACGCGCTGCTGCGGGCCGACCAGATCGCCACGAGCGAGGGCGCCGAGGCGATGGCGCAGGATGCCCGCATCGACTGGCTCGCCCCCATCGTCGCGGATGCCGAGGCCGGCTTCGGCGGCCCCCTCAACGCCTACGAGCTGATGACCGCCATGATCGAGGCCGGAGCCGCCGGCGTGCACTGGGAGGACCAGCTCGCCAGCGAGAAGAAGTGCGGCCACATGGGCGGCAAGGTGCTCGTGCCCACGCAGCAGCACATCCGCACCCTCAACGCCGCGCGCCTCGCGGCCGACGTCGCCGGGGTGCCGAGCATCATCGTCGCGCGCACCGACTCGCTCGCCGCCGACCTCGTCACGAGCGACATCGACGAGCGCGACCGCCGGTTCCTCACGGGCGACCGCACCGAGGAGGGCTTCTTCCGCACGACGCCGGGCATCGACACCGTGCTCGCCCGCGGCCACGCCTACGCCCCGTACGCCGACCTGCTGTGGGTCGAGTCGAGCGAGCCCGACCTCGAGCTCGCGCGCACCTTCGCCGAGAGCATCCACAAGGAGTTCCCCGGCAAGAAGCTCGCCTACAACTGCTCGCCCTCCTTCAACTGGAAGCGGCACCTCGACGACGACACCATCGCGAAGTTCCAGAACGAGCTCGGGGCGATGGGCTACGCGTTCCAGTTCATCACCCTCGCCGGGTTCCACTCGCTCAACCACTCGATGTTCGAGCTCGCGCGCGGCTACAAGGAGCGCCAGATGAGCGCCTACGTCGAGCTGCAGGAGGCCGAGTTCGCCTCCGAGGCGAGCGGCTACACGGCCACCAAGCACCAGCGCGAGGTCGGCACCGGCTACTTCGACCGCATCGCGACGGCGCTCAACCCGGCGAGCTCCACGCTCGCGCTCGTCGGCTCGACCGAGTCGGCGCAGTTCCACTAG
- a CDS encoding Lrp/AsnC family transcriptional regulator, with translation MDAIDYRIIDQLRQNARTGYGDIGDVVGLSASAVKRRVDKLVADGTIRSFTVQVDPAVDGMAVEAYVELFCRGTVAPDELRRILSAVPEVVDAGTVTGDADAIVHLRSRDIPALEDALERVRIAPNVDHTRSAIVLTRLIHRHYD, from the coding sequence ATGGACGCCATCGACTACCGCATCATCGACCAGCTGCGCCAGAACGCGCGCACCGGGTACGGCGACATCGGCGACGTCGTCGGCCTGTCGGCCTCTGCCGTGAAGCGCCGCGTCGACAAGCTCGTGGCCGACGGCACCATCCGCTCGTTCACCGTGCAGGTCGACCCCGCGGTCGACGGCATGGCGGTCGAGGCGTACGTCGAGCTGTTCTGCCGCGGCACGGTCGCCCCCGACGAGCTGCGGCGCATCCTCTCGGCCGTGCCCGAGGTCGTCGACGCCGGCACCGTCACGGGCGACGCCGACGCCATCGTGCACCTGCGCTCGCGCGATATCCCCGCCCTCGAGGACGCGCTCGAGCGCGTGCGCATCGCGCCCAACGTCGACCACACGCGCAGCGCGATCGTGCTGACGCGGCTGATCCACCGGCACTACGACTGA